A stretch of the Actinomyces qiguomingii genome encodes the following:
- a CDS encoding DUF192 domain-containing protein, whose translation MTTFSPVWADERTEYVLTIDGEPTTRVWVAHTRKERNTGLLGTDALDGALWIKACNWVHTFGMHYALDLVYVGRRGRVVAVATTPPGRLCLPRLTAHATVEMPAGMAAQLNITRGSVVGVKARA comes from the coding sequence ATGACGACATTCAGCCCCGTTTGGGCCGACGAACGTACCGAATACGTTCTCACCATCGACGGCGAACCAACTACACGAGTCTGGGTTGCCCACACACGCAAGGAGCGCAACACCGGCCTTCTGGGCACGGATGCCCTCGACGGCGCGTTGTGGATCAAGGCATGCAACTGGGTACACACCTTCGGCATGCACTACGCCCTCGACCTGGTTTATGTCGGGCGCCGCGGCCGCGTCGTCGCCGTCGCCACCACGCCACCGGGACGCCTTTGCCTTCCCCGGCTGACTGCGCACGCCACCGTGGAAATGCCCGCAGGTATGGCAGCCCAACTCAACATCACACGCGGAAGTGTCGTTGGCGTAAAAGCCCGCGCATAA